The Candidatus Omnitrophota bacterium genome window below encodes:
- a CDS encoding L,D-transpeptidase family protein, which translates to MDKRRIILIAAVLIAATLTAISFILTMDKSPRTFCENKVDKARLIYNRAVDSMKAKDDQKAITAFITVVNKYPGSSYAELALNELGAMYGKMGDLEKETYYYNRLLDEFPGTKNSDKIIERLGGLSLDTLKAPGMTGDSVEYVVKSGDSLFAIARRFGTTIDLIKMVNGLQGDVIHPGQKLKIVIAKFSILVDKKNNRLLLRKDGKPFKLYTVSTGKDNSTPVGVFKIEEKMVKPVWYKVNAVVAPDSKEYELGERWMGLSAQGYGIHGTSDESTIGNQVTQGCVRMYNKDVIELFNIVPSGTEVVIKDSVDDMWTEARPRDIPAPQTAEAAPKDEKGTGTS; encoded by the coding sequence TTGGACAAGAGAAGGATCATATTGATAGCGGCGGTCCTTATCGCCGCTACCCTGACAGCCATATCGTTCATCCTGACGATGGATAAAAGTCCCAGGACATTCTGTGAGAACAAGGTCGATAAAGCCAGGTTGATATATAACCGGGCCGTTGATTCAATGAAAGCGAAGGATGACCAGAAGGCCATAACCGCTTTTATCACGGTCGTCAACAAATACCCCGGGTCAAGTTACGCGGAGCTTGCGCTTAATGAACTGGGCGCGATGTACGGTAAAATGGGCGACCTTGAGAAGGAAACGTATTATTATAACCGCTTGCTGGACGAATTCCCCGGCACAAAGAACTCGGATAAGATCATAGAACGTCTTGGCGGTCTTAGCCTGGATACGTTGAAGGCTCCCGGGATGACCGGCGATAGCGTGGAATATGTGGTAAAAAGCGGGGATTCGCTTTTTGCCATAGCGCGCAGGTTCGGGACAACGATAGACCTTATAAAGATGGTCAATGGTCTCCAGGGGGACGTGATACACCCAGGACAGAAGCTCAAGATAGTTATCGCGAAATTCTCGATACTGGTGGACAAAAAGAACAACCGTTTGCTTCTCAGGAAGGACGGGAAACCTTTCAAACTGTATACGGTATCTACGGGGAAAGACAACAGTACGCCTGTCGGCGTGTTCAAGATAGAAGAAAAAATGGTGAAACCAGTATGGTATAAAGTGAACGCGGTAGTGGCGCCCGACAGCAAGGAATACGAACTTGGGGAAAGATGGATGGGGCTTTCGGCCCAGGGCTATGGGATACATGGGACGTCGGACGAAAGTACCATAGGTAACCAGGTGACACAGGGCTGTGTGCGTATGTATAATAAGGACGTGATCGAACTGTTCAACATAGTCCCAAGCGGCACGGAAGTCGTTATAAAAGACAGCGTGGACGATATGTGGACCGAGGCCCGGCCGCGGGATATCCCGGCGCCGCAAACGGCCGAAGCTGCCCCAAAAGACGAGAAAGGGACGGGAACATCTTAA
- the folE gene encoding GTP cyclohydrolase I FolE — MDKEKIRKAVRDILEAIGDDPDREGLRETPRRVADMYEEILFGMNRNAEEEIKVVFEEEEHDEIILLKNIPLYSVCEHHLVPFLGKAHVAYIPSENRITGLSKIARVVDILSRKLQVQERLTTQIASAIMNKLNPKGVLVVIEAEHLCMSMRGVKKPGTVTTTSAVKGIFRTSQKTRSEALALIGYPRG, encoded by the coding sequence ATGGATAAGGAAAAGATAAGGAAAGCCGTAAGGGATATACTTGAAGCGATAGGGGATGATCCCGACCGAGAAGGTCTCAGGGAGACCCCAAGGCGTGTAGCCGACATGTATGAGGAGATATTATTCGGCATGAACAGGAACGCCGAGGAAGAGATAAAGGTGGTCTTTGAGGAAGAGGAGCACGATGAGATAATCCTCCTGAAGAACATTCCGCTGTATTCCGTATGTGAACATCATCTAGTGCCCTTCCTGGGGAAGGCACACGTGGCGTATATACCCTCGGAGAACCGTATAACCGGGCTTAGTAAGATCGCCAGGGTGGTGGATATCCTGTCCAGGAAACTCCAGGTGCAGGAAAGGCTTACGACGCAGATAGCTTCGGCCATAATGAACAAACTGAACCCCAAAGGCGTACTTGTGGTAATAGAGGCGGAACATCTGTGCATGAGCATGAGGGGAGTGAAAAAGCCGGGTACGGTAACGACCACTAGTGCCGTAAAGGGGATATTCAGGACAAGCCAGAAGACGAGGTCGGAAGCCCTGGCCCTTATCGGGTACCCCCGGGGGTAG
- a CDS encoding divergent PAP2 family protein: protein MGEENIFLQFVHNQVVAITFFGWFTAQTIKVVAGVLREKRFNFKWFVGTGGMPSSHAAGATAMATAVGLTEGVGTALFAVTLMFTVVVISDAQGVRRATGQQAEILNKMMDDIFWKHRIQEDRLKELVGHTPIQVFAGIGIGIAVAFLIHYFV, encoded by the coding sequence ATGGGAGAAGAAAATATATTTTTACAGTTCGTCCATAACCAAGTTGTAGCGATAACCTTTTTCGGGTGGTTCACCGCGCAGACCATTAAAGTGGTAGCGGGTGTCCTTCGGGAGAAGAGGTTCAATTTCAAGTGGTTCGTGGGGACCGGCGGGATGCCCAGTTCACATGCCGCCGGAGCTACGGCTATGGCAACAGCAGTAGGTTTGACCGAAGGGGTCGGGACCGCTCTTTTCGCCGTAACCCTCATGTTCACCGTAGTGGTCATTTCAGACGCGCAGGGGGTAAGAAGGGCTACAGGGCAACAGGCGGAGATATTGAACAAGATGATGGACGACATATTCTGGAAGCACAGGATACAGGAAGACCGGCTTAAAGAGCTTGTCGGGCACACCCCGATACAGGTATTTGCCGGAATAGGTATAGGGATAGCCGTGGCTTTTTTGATACATTATTTCGTTTAA